From the Carya illinoinensis cultivar Pawnee chromosome 4, C.illinoinensisPawnee_v1, whole genome shotgun sequence genome, one window contains:
- the LOC122307723 gene encoding dehydration-responsive element-binding protein 1E-like — protein sequence MDVFSPYNSPDSESSSYGRGPNFSDEEVLLASRNPKKRAGRKKFKETRHPVYRGVRRKNSGKWVCEVRQPNKKSRIWLGTFPTADMAARAHDVAAIAMRGRSACLNFADSVWRLPVPASGDAKDIQRTAAKAAELFRPAESLDESTSPADEDEREWPKSIFFGDEEAECGMTVWRLVADMAEGMLLPPPYCAGNDFYNDDVEASADVSLWSYSI from the coding sequence ATGGATGTTTTCTCTCCTTATAATTCCCCAGACTCCGAGAGTAGTAGCTATGGTCGCGGGCCGAACTTTTCCGACGAGGAGGTTCTGTTGGCTTCCAGGAATCCGAAGAAACGTGCCGGCAGGAAGAAGTTCAAGGAAACCAGGCACCCAGTGTATCGGGGTGTCAGGAGGAAGAACTCCGGCAAGTGGGTGTGCGAGGTGCGCCAGCCCAACAAGAAGTCCAGGATATGGCTGGGGACGTTCCCCACTGCCGACATGGCGGCGCGCGCTCACGATGTCGCAGCAATAGCGATGCGTGGTCGGTCTGCTTGCCTTAATTTCGCCGACTCGGTGTGGAGGCTGCCGGTGCCAGCGTCCGGGGATGCGAAGGATATTCAGAGGACTGCTGCAAAAGCGGCGGAGTTGTTTCGGCCGGCAGAGTCGTTGGACGAATCAACATCGCCGGCGGATGAAGACGAGAGGGAGTGGCCGAAGAGTATTTTCTTTGGGGATGAAGAGGCGGAGTGCGGGATGACAGTGTGGAGGCTGGTGGCAGATATGGCAGAGGGGATGCTTTTGCCTCCGCCTTACTGTGccggaaatgatttttataatgATGACGTGGAAGCTTCAGCTGACGTGTCATTATGGAGTTACTCCATTTAG
- the LOC122307701 gene encoding dehydration-responsive element-binding protein 1E-like, translated as MDVFSPYNSPDSESSSYGRGPNFSDEEVLLASRNPKKRAGRKKFKETRHPVYRGVRSRNSGKWVCEVRQPNKKSRIWLGTFPTVDMAARAHDVAAIAMRGRSACLNFADSVWRLPVPASGDAKDIQRTAAKAAELFRPAESLDRSTSPADEDEREWPKSIFFGDEEAECGMTLWRLVADMAEGMLLPPPYCAGNDFYNDDVGASADVSLWSYSI; from the coding sequence ATGGATGTTTTCTCTCCTTATAATTCCCCAGACTCCGAGAGTAGTAGCTATGGTCGCGGGCCGAACTTTTCCGACGAGGAGGTTCTGTTGGCTTCCAGGAATCCGAAGAAACGTGCCGGCAGGAAGAAGTTCAAGGAAACCAGGCACCCAGTGTACCGGGGTGTCAGGAGTAGGAACTCCGGCAAGTGGGTGTGCGAGGTGCGCCAGCCCAACAAGAAGTCCAGGATATGGCTGGGGACGTTCCCCACAGTCGACATGGCGGCGCGCGCTCACGATGTCGCAGCAATAGCGATGCGTGGTCGGTCTGCTTGCCTTAATTTCGCCGACTCGGTGTGGAGGCTGCCGGTGCCCGCGTCCGGGGATGCGAAGGACATTCAGAGGACTGCTGCAAAAGCGGCGGAGTTGTTTCGACCGGCAGAGTCGTTGGACAGATCAACATCGCCGGCGGATGAAGACGAGAGGGAGTGGCCGAAGAGTATTTTCTTTGGGGATGAAGAGGCGGAGTGCGGGATGACATTGTGGAGGTTGGTGGCAGATATGGCAGAGGGGATGCTTTTGCCTCCGCCTTACTGTGccggaaatgatttttataatgATGACGTGGGAGCTTCAGCTGACGTGTCATTATGGAGTTACTCCATTTAA
- the LOC122307050 gene encoding valine--tRNA ligase, mitochondrial 1 isoform X2, with product MVLPPPNVTGALHIGHALTAAVEDTIIRWRRMSGYNTLWVPGVDHAGIATQVVVEKKIMRESKLTRHDIGREKFVSEVWNWKNKYGGTILQQLRRLGASLDWSRECFTMDEKRSKAVTEAFVRLYKEGLIYRDLRLVNWDCVLRTAISDIEVDYVEIKERTPLKVPGYEKPVEFGVLTSFAYPLEGELGEIVVATTRVETMLGDTAIAIHPDDPRYSHLHGKFAIHPFNGRKLPIVCDAILVDPKFGTGAVKITPAHDPNDFEVGKRHNLEFINIFTDDGKINSNGGSEFVGLPRFKAREAVTEALQKKGFYRGAKNNEMRLGVCSRTNDVVEPLIKPQWYVSCNSLGRQALDAVMDEENRRIEIIPKQYSADWRRWLENIRDWCISRQLWWGHRIPAWYVSLEDDELKEVGAYNDHWVVARNEEEAQEEASRLYNGRKFHLSQDPDVLDTWFSSGLFPLSVLGWPDDTEDLKTFYPTSVLETGHDILFFWVARMVIQGMKLGGDVPFRKVYLHPMIRDAHGRKMSKSLGNVIDPLEVINGISLDGLHKRLEEGNLDQKELVVAKEGQTKDFPNGISECGADALRFALIAYTAQSDRINLDILRVVGYRQWCNKLWNAVRFAMSRLGDDYVPPTNVKPNVLPFSCQWILSVLNKAISKTVASLESYEFSDASSTVYSWWQYQLCDVFIEAIKPFVAGNDPKFDSARSLARDTLWLCLDNGLRLLHPFMPFVTEELWQRLPSSKDSARIESIMICEYPSAVECWTNERVEYEMDLIDSVVKSLRSLANERRERRPAFVLCRSDAVAEIISSHQLEITTLANLSSLKVISENDAAPVGCAVSVVNENVSVYLELQGTLSPEAELEKIRKKTDEIRKQHEKLTKMMNASGYKEKVPSHIHQENVAKLAALMQEVLSLEEAGQHIEAQAASNQQD from the exons ATG GTCTTGCCACCACCAAATGTAACTGGTGCCCTCCATATAGGTCATGCACTTACTGCTGCTGTAGAG GATACCATTATTCGCTGGCGGAGAATGTCTGGATACAATACCTTGTGGGTCCCTGGGGTGGACCATGCTGGGATTGCCACGCAG GTTGTTGTGGAAAAGAAGATAATGCGTGAAAGCAAATTGACTAGGCATGATATCGGTCGCGAGAAATTTGTATCTGAA GTCTGGAATTGGAAAAATAAGTATGGTGGAACCATTTTGCAACAGTTGCGCCGTTTGGGTGCCTCTTTAGATTGGTCTCGTGAG TGCTTTACAATGGATGAGAAAAGATCAAAGGCTGTGACTGAGGCTTTTGTTAGGCTTTACAAGGAAGGCCTTATTTATAG AGATCTTCGCCTAGTGAATTGGGATTGCGTGTTGCGGACTGCAATATCTGACATTGAG GTAGACTATGTTGAGATCAAAGAAAGGACTCCACTAAAGGTTCCAGGATATGAGAAACCTGTGGAATTCGGTGTTTTAACTTCATTTGCCTACCCTTTGGAAGGTGAGCTGGGTGAGATTGTTGTGGCCACCACTAGGGTGGAGACTATGCTTGGAGATACTGCTATTGCTATACATCCGGATGACCCACGGTACAGTCATCTTCATGGAAAATTTGCCATTCATCCATTTAATGGACGAAAGCTTCCCATAGTTTGTGATGCAATTCTTGTTGATCCGAAGTTTGGGACTGGTGCTGTCaag ATTACCCCTGCTCATGACCCGAATGATTTTGAGGTTGGCAAGCGCCACAATCTTGAGTTCATCAACATTTTTACTGATGATGGAAAAATAAACAGCAATGGCGGGTCAGAGTTTGTAGGGTTGCCGCGTTTTAAAGCTCGAGAGGCAGTTACTGAAGCATTACAAAAGAAG GGCTTTTATAGAGGTGCTAAAAATAATGAGATGCGGCTGGGCGTTTGTTCAAGAACCAATGATGTTGTGGAGCCACTTATAAAACCTCAATGGTATGTTAGTTGCAATAGTTTGGGGAGGCAAGCTCTTGATGCTGTAATGGATGAAGAAAACAGGAGGATAGAGATCATCCCAAAACAGTATTCTGCTGACTGGAGAAG GTGGCTTGAAAACATTCGTGATTGGTGCATCTCAAGGCAACTTTGGTGGGGTCATCGTATTCCTGCATGGTATGTCTCACTGGAGGATGATGAGCTAAAGGAAGTTGGTGCTTACAATGACCACTGGGTGGTTGCAAGAAATGAGGAAGAGGCTCAGGAGGAGGCTAGCCGATTGTATAACGGGAGGAAGTTTCATTTAAGTCAAGATCCCGATGTGCTTGATACATGGTTTTCTTCTGGTCTTTTTCCATTGTCTGTTTTGGGCTGGCCTGATGATACTGAAGATCTGAAGACATTTTATCCAACTTCAGTTTTGGAAACTGGCCATGATATTCTCTTTTTCTGGGTTGCTCGCATGGTGATTCAAGGAATGAAATTGGGAGGTGATGTACCTTTTCGAAAG GTTTATTTGCACCCAATGATTCGTGATGCGCATGGGCGCAAGATGTCTAAGTCATTGGGAAATGTCATTGATCCACTTGAAGTAATAAATGGGATATCCCTGGATGGTCTTCATAAGAGGCTAGAGGAGGGTAACTTGGATCAGAAAGAACTGGTTGTTGCCAAAGAGGGGCAGACAAAAGACTTTCCTAACGGTATTTCCGAGTGTGGTGCTGATGCTCTTCGCTTTGCCCTTATAGCTTACACTGCCCAG TCAGATAGAATAAACTTGGATATCCTAAGAGTGGTTGGGTATCGTCAATGGTGTAATAAATTGTGGAATGCTGTACGATTTGCCATGAGCAGGCTGGGAGATGATTATGTTCCACCCACAAATGTAAAACCGAATGTCTTGCCATTTAGCTGTCAGTGGATACTCTCTGTATTAAACAAAGCCATATCCAAAACTGTAGCTTCTCTGGAATCGTATGAGTTCTCAGATGCATCAAGTACAGTGTATTCCTGGTGGCAGTACCAACTGTGTGATGTTTTTATTGAAGCAATTAAGCCTTTCGTTGCTGGGAATGATCCAAAATTCGACTCTGCAAGGAGTTTGGCTCGAGATACACTTTGGTTATGTCTTGACAATGGGTTGCGATTGCTTCATCCTTTTATGCCGTTTGTTACAGAAGAATTGTGGCAGCGCCTTCCTTCATCAAAGGACAGTGCAAGGATAGAATCTATTATGATATGCGAGTACCCATCAGCTGTTGAG TGCTGGACAAATGAAAGGGTGGAGTATGAGATGGATCTTATAGATTCTGTTGTGAAATCTCTCAGGTCTCTTGCAAATGAAAGACGTGAGAG GCGTCCAGCTTTTGTGCTCTGCCGAAGTGATGCAGTTGCGGAAATTATTAGCAGCCATCAACTGGAGATTACTACTCTTGCCAATTTATCGTCTTTGAAG GTAATAAGTGAGAATGATGCTGCTCCAGTTGGATGTGCAGTAtcggttgtaaatgaaaacgtTTCTGTTTATCTTGAGCTTCAGGGAACCCTTTCTCCTGAAGCAGAACTTGAAAAGATCAGGAAAAAGACAGATGAGATTCGGAA GCAACACGAGAAGCTAACAAAGATGATGAATGCTTCTGGATACAAAGAAAAGGTGCCTTCGCACATTCATCAAGAGAATGTTGCAAAGCTAGCGGCCCTCATGCAGGAGGTTTTGTCTCTCGAAGAAGCAGGCCAACATATTGAAGCTCAAGCAGCAAGCAATCAACAGGATtag